In the genome of Yarrowia lipolytica chromosome 1B, complete sequence, the window TTTCCATGAAGGATATAAAAACAAAGGTACAACAGCACAGTATGTTGTTACCCGTACTGGgacagtaccagtacaatacattGTAGGGTATGAACATACACCGCTAGAGGCATTTCCTTTCAAGTAGTCCAAGCTTGGAATTCCAGTTTTGTGTTACTACTACGAGTAGCAGTATTTTCTGGAAAAGAGGAAAGGCGGGTGTATATGGACAACAGACAGGGCTTCTGGGTACGCAAGCCGCTTCAAGGCTGCTGCAGcaacagtatgtacttgtactgtaggatGCTAATGCGGCAAACGCAAAAATATGCACGGATCGACTGGTGTATCTGACTATgagtagctacaatacCGTTCACAACCTGAGACTTACATGGAAATAAAAGGCATGGGGAGTAATGGCACAGGCGTATTAATAGCTCATTCCCCTTTATAATCACTCATCGAGAAGGATAAGCCTATCTACAATTGACTATAAAGGGCAAAATTAATTTGAACTCGATCACCCGTGAACAGCATGCTCCTTGTAGTTGAATTGACAATTCAATCAACGGATGTTTGGATTCACCTTATTGCACAGTATATCAACCGAGCGCATTGTACGTGACACCGCCTCCTCGGAACCATTGACCCATATCAGTCTATTATAGACATCCCGCTCCGATTCTTCCACTTCCCAACCAAAGCAAGCAAGGCTGAATCTGACAGCAGCTGTCACGCACATCAACTGTAAAGTAATGAAAACGGCGCTCCGGAGGCGGATGATAGACCCACTGGACCCGATGCAGGGTGACCCCGGCCGAGCCGAACCGTGTGCTGTgtggggtcacgtgaccgttTCTATTCCTGCCCTGCCAAGAAACAAGCGGATACGGACACACGTGTATTGAACGTTTGGGGTCCGTATCCGTGATGCTTTAGTAGTAATagaatgtactgtacgtggTTGTATGAATGTTGGTCCGCGATCATCCAGTGGGAAAACTTATGTCAGACGGTAAATACATGCTTACAcgtatgagtacaagtagctaccTGTTATAAAGACGAAGACATAGCCTGGTGTATACTTTGGgcccctcctccaacttACATTTTTTGATTGGCCACATCGACACCCAGCCGGTGCAAGACTTTAGTGTATGTGACATTCCGACCAATAGTCCGACGTTTTTAGCTGTCACACGTCAAGCAGTTAAGGTGATGGCTTGTAATGATTATGAATGTGTCTGGGTGTGTTAACTTTTACATTGCACGGCCTCGCCCCTCCTTGTCTCACCATCTCGGGGCTCGGAGCTCAGCCGTGCCCGAGTCCCGGTAGAGAATAGGAATGGTCCCCATACAAAATTCACAAAAATTTCAATCACAATAGAGGCATTTTCTTGGAGTCGTGCCCTGCCGTTAGGTCTCATACCATCGACGTGGCCACATCTGGCCAGACCCCATATTTTGTGTTCATGTCAAACGCTCTTCGCAGTTTTGTATCCGGGCTCCGACTTAGCCGCAGGCAGAACCCTATCGCACGTCCGTATGTGGGTATCATCACAAGAGCGCATGGACTGTGAGTCTAATGCAGCTGGAACTGAGGGCGGCTGACAGAGCAGGAAAATGGCTCAAAGATGACAGATACCGGCCACTAATGCTTGACAGCAAGCAAACAGCAGCGGCTCTCTAGGCTGGAAGGGTTAGGTGATGAGACTAGAATTTTTCCACGTCTCTAAACTTGCGCGGTTTCAACTTTGTCGTTTGGTGCTACGGCGCGACACCTCCGCCACTTCTTCGGAGCTCCGCTGTCTTTGCTTGGTTCTTCCTAAGACTTTTCATTTCTCTCATCTGATTCAGCCTCACTGCTAAACTATACTCGAAAGTTAGATGCGCCAAGAAAGCGTAACTACTCAAATAACTCCGAGATATGGGACTAAGAACTACGAGTGCTGAAACGACGTTGTACACCAAGATCTCCAAGTGGTGTTCactactacgagtacaaggaaACTGAGCATTCATGTTGCAAATTTCATATATCTATAATAAATAACTACTGGAAAAATCGGCATTGCCGAGTCTCCACGTGGGAAGATACCCAATCATCGACATTGTCGAAATGCATTCCACAGGCTCGACAACAGCCGCTCTGGCCGTTTCgatccttcttcttggtgccCACAGGGTACTCAAAGTGCATGGCCTTGAGGTGGTTCTTGTAAGTATCGCAGCGCGAAAAGCCTCCGGTCTGGTGGCACAGAGGCTCCTTTTTGTCATCCTGATGCTCCTTGGTCATGAAGAAAGGACATCGGAATGGGGCGTCACCCCGATGTGATTTCAGATGTCGGAAGAGGTCATTGGGTCGTGCAAATCCTCGTCCACACTCGGTACAAGTGTGTGGTCGGGCCACCTCGCTGAGATGCGTAGACTTGTGGGTAGCGAGGTTAGAGAAGAACTTCAGGCACTGAGGACACTGcttctttcttcttgtaGGATGGGGCATAGGCTGGGGAATGGAAGTGGGGTAGTagtactgctgctggggaggGTAGTACTGGGGAACCTGTGCCATCTGAGGCACCTGGGGCATCTGAGGAACCTGAGGGGCGTAATAGCCCATGTTGGGCTGAGGAGCGGGGGCTCGGTAAGTAGTAGGGAATACATGAGGCTGAGCGAGCGAAGTCAGAAGAGCCACAGGAGAGGGAATTCGTGCCTCAGTCTCAGGCGAAGAGGGCGAAGGAGACGGAGgatgctggtgctggtgttggttctgcagctggtgttggtgttggtgttggtgttggtgctGGTGTTGCTGATGCTGATGCGAAGGGTTAGGCAGACCTAGGCCAACTACACTGGGAAGGGTACACGTTCGGCAGTTGGAAACGGGAACATGCTGGGTGGAAGGGTAGTGGAGGTCTTGCGAGGAGCCCGAGTTGGTTCGTCGCTTCTTCAGACTGGGGGAAtgctcgtcgtcggaagGAGATGGGGGGGTGTGAGGGTAATGGTGGTCTGGGAGTATCTGCTGGTGGCAAGATCCGGTACAAGAGGCCTTGGTGGGCTCCTGATTGGTCAGGGATGATATAGAGAGTCGAGCGTCAGGCATGATGATGAGTCTTCTTTTGTTTTAGTGTGCTTGTGTTTTGTTTCTGGGATCACACTTTCATGAGATGTCTCTTCTCTGATGGCGAGGCGCTGATGGACCCCCAGAGTATATATAAAGCTATTCGATTTCCAGCATTTTGGCTATTTGGCGGACATAACTAAAAACTAAAAAAACACTCGTTTTTGCCTTTTAGTACCCTTTAAGTTTCCAGTCTTTTTCCCTCGGACAAAAGACTGGGAACTTTATAAGCCAAATAGTTACATCCCCCCGCAGATGAGGAGCGCAGATGAGAAGCTTAGCCAAAGGGGAGGGATATTTGAGTTTGGCGGTCTTACCAACAAAGTCCGGGTTTTGCCCAGTTGGTGCTGAGAGTACGCACTGAATGACAACCAGTGACAACTTCAGAGCCTTGTCACACAAAAACATAGCCATTACGAACTAATTCAAGCCTAGTCACATTGGACGTGTGTCTTATCGGGAATTCATTTCGACTAACCGCTTCTTGGCAAATACCGCAATCAGATTGGGTCTTGCTTGTAGGCTGCAAAAGAGCATTACACAGATGTGAGTGGGAGCTGACCGCGTGGCTAGCGGCACTAAAAAAACTGGCTACTGAGCACAACACAGTTTTTAAGTCCATGGAATTAGCAGGGTAGTAGGGACGACTAGTCGGAGGGAACCAGGGGGCGGCTTGACCTTCACTACGCGAATTTTTGGTGGGGCTCTTCTCACCATATCGGTAGCGGACTTGAATCTTCATTCAACTTCTGTTTGGTGGCTTTACGGTATGCCGCACATGATGCGGTAGAGCGGCTTAGTTATGTATGAACCTTGACATGCATGTTTAAACCGGTTAATACCGCAATTGCTAAGTGTTAAACGGCGCATCGACCTCTGTAAGctccactacaagtacagtaccaagtacagtagctcaGTTGGACAGGAGTAAAACAGGTCGCACGTGTGCGGCTGATTAGGGTACGAACacaacagcagctcggGGCAACATAGGAATGCTTGGCtatagaaaaaaaaaggaaaaacCGAACCAGGTATATCACCGAGCACCACAAACCCATGGTTACACGAATTCAATACACAATGGCGACGATACCACATGTTCTCTGCGTCGCCCCCACGTTAGACGTACGGTATGTGTGGTACAAATAACAATAGTAGCTCATTCCTAATGCTGAAGGCGACACAGCCCTCGAAGTGTTGGGACCAGTTCCAAACTCATCTGTAAGGGTCATTCTTTAACCTCCACCAACTAAGAGGCGCTGCAGTAGACCAGATACGCAAAAATTTATTCTCCCAAACTGCGGCTCAGGTACGTTCAGCACGGCTACAGAAGACCCGTGCTTCCGCCCTGAGAGTATTTGGTTGCTAAATGTTAACGACATCGGCACGGGATGGTACTTTGGCCGACAATGGGAGCTATGGGGACAATTGAAAGAAACGGGCAACTTTAGCCGAGTGTTTTAACCCGCACAACACTCCCCCTTGACGTTTCGAGGGCCCCTCCTATggctacaactacagtcTTCCCCACCATCGTTGCAATTCTCGGATTTATATGCATGATATGTCAACTTAGAATCACGTCTGGAACCACAAGTGTATCTCTGTTAGTTAGTCCAAGCCCTTGTCCGGGGCCACGAGGCGCGTGCTGTATAAACCCCAGTCATGGTACCCGTTGGTGAGGCT includes:
- a CDS encoding uncharacterized protein (Compare to YALI0B05478g, some similarities with uniprot|Q05937 Saccharomyces cerevisiae YLR375w STP3 involved in pre-tRNA splicing and in uptake of branched-chain amino acids), with product MPDARLSISSLTNQEPTKASCTGSCHQQILPDHHYPHTPPSPSDDEHSPSLKKRRTNSGSSQDLHYPSTQHVPVSNCRTCTLPSVVGLGLPNPSHQHQQHQHQHQHQHQHQLQNQHQHQHPPSPSPSSPETEARIPSPVALLTSLAQPHVFPTTYRAPAPQPNMGYYAPQVPQMPQVPQMAQVPQYYPPQQQYYYPTSIPQPMPHPTRRKKQCPQCLKFFSNLATHKSTHLSEVARPHTCTECGRGFARPNDLFRHLKSHRGDAPFRCPFFMTKEHQDDKKEPLCHQTGGFSRCDTYKNHLKAMHFEYPVGTKKKDRNGQSGCCRACGMHFDNVDDWVSSHVETRQCRFFQ